One window of the Nocardia terpenica genome contains the following:
- a CDS encoding phosphoribosyltransferase codes for MPFLDRREAGRRLVARLRAFRGPDTIVLGLPRGGVPVAFEVAVALGAPLDVAVVQKLSVPGRPRLVYGAIAESGVRVVGEDLALLRAFITPAERARVERDAREAVLRKTARFRHGRAPLTITGRLTILVDDGVTTGATARAACALARARGAARVVYAVPVGSCRPIRELASCADNVVCLETPALFHTLGQWYRTFDPVTEETVCDLLTRATNLRRNQTTQPIRIR; via the coding sequence ATGCCCTTTCTCGACCGCCGTGAAGCCGGCCGAAGACTTGTCGCACGCCTGCGGGCTTTTCGGGGCCCGGACACGATCGTGCTCGGATTACCGCGCGGCGGGGTCCCGGTGGCCTTCGAGGTGGCCGTCGCGCTCGGTGCGCCGCTGGATGTCGCGGTGGTGCAGAAGTTGTCCGTTCCCGGGCGGCCGCGCCTGGTGTACGGGGCGATAGCGGAGTCCGGGGTGCGCGTGGTCGGCGAGGACCTGGCTTTACTGCGCGCGTTCATCACACCGGCCGAGCGGGCGCGGGTGGAGCGCGATGCGCGAGAGGCGGTGCTGCGCAAGACGGCTCGCTTCCGCCACGGCCGCGCCCCGCTGACCATCACCGGCCGACTCACGATCCTCGTCGACGACGGCGTGACCACCGGCGCCACCGCCCGCGCCGCCTGCGCCCTGGCCCGAGCCCGCGGCGCCGCCCGCGTGGTCTACGCCGTCCCCGTGGGCTCCTGCCGCCCCATCCGGGAACTGGCGTCCTGCGCCGACAATGTCGTCTGCCTGGAAACCCCGGCCCTGTTCCACACCCTCGGCCAGTGGTACCGCACCTTCGACCCGGTCACCGAGGAAACGGTCTGCGACCTCCTCACCCGAGCCACCAACCTCCGCCGGAACCAAACCACCCAACCGATCCGCATCCGCTGA
- a CDS encoding cytochrome P450 translates to MSTNMSHKPRFELRSGETWRDPWSMYAALREHDPVHHVVPAGRADADYYVLSRYVDVYDAVRDAETFSSAQGLTVDYNNLSEIGLGADRPFVFTDPPDHTGFRRRVAKGFTPRQVREISPAVREFVVERIERLRAEGGGDISAELFKPLPTMVVAHYLGVPEADRSKFDEWSEAIVAASAAGGVLTAQAAVTELMQYFTALIERRRKAPGDDTVSLLVASGLGADGDVSGILRILGFAFTMITGGNDTTTGNLGGAVQLLTLYPEQRRRLIDDPGLMPGAVDEFLRLTSPVQGLARTTTRDVEIEGVTIPAGRRVLLLYASANRDEREYGSDAAELDVTRQPRNILTFGNGNHHCLGAAAARMQAAIALRELLARCPDFTVDIDAVRYTDGNYVRWPVSVPFRAAA, encoded by the coding sequence ATGAGCACCAATATGTCTCACAAGCCCCGTTTCGAGCTCCGATCGGGTGAGACATGGCGGGACCCCTGGTCCATGTATGCGGCGCTGCGGGAGCACGATCCGGTGCATCATGTGGTTCCGGCGGGGCGGGCGGATGCGGATTACTACGTGCTGTCGCGGTATGTCGATGTGTACGATGCGGTGCGGGATGCCGAAACCTTTTCTTCCGCACAGGGTTTGACCGTCGACTACAACAATCTCAGCGAGATCGGGCTGGGGGCGGATCGGCCGTTCGTGTTCACCGATCCGCCGGATCACACCGGATTCCGGCGGCGGGTGGCCAAGGGCTTCACGCCGCGGCAGGTGCGGGAGATCAGCCCGGCCGTACGGGAATTCGTGGTCGAGCGGATCGAGCGGCTGCGGGCGGAGGGCGGCGGCGATATCTCGGCCGAGTTGTTCAAGCCGCTGCCGACGATGGTGGTCGCGCACTATCTCGGTGTGCCGGAAGCGGATCGGTCGAAGTTCGACGAGTGGAGCGAGGCGATCGTGGCGGCCTCGGCGGCGGGGGGCGTCCTGACCGCGCAGGCCGCCGTCACCGAGCTGATGCAGTACTTCACGGCGCTGATCGAACGCCGCCGCAAGGCGCCCGGCGACGATACGGTCTCGCTGCTGGTGGCCTCCGGGCTCGGCGCCGACGGCGATGTCTCGGGCATTCTGCGAATCCTCGGCTTCGCCTTCACCATGATCACCGGCGGCAACGACACCACCACCGGAAACCTCGGGGGCGCAGTGCAATTGCTGACCCTTTACCCGGAGCAGCGGCGGCGGCTGATCGACGACCCCGGCCTGATGCCGGGCGCGGTGGACGAATTCCTGCGGCTCACCTCGCCCGTGCAGGGCCTGGCGCGCACCACGACTCGCGATGTCGAGATCGAGGGCGTCACCATCCCGGCGGGCAGGCGGGTACTGCTGCTGTACGCGTCGGCCAATCGCGATGAGCGCGAATATGGTTCGGACGCAGCGGAACTCGACGTCACCCGACAGCCGCGGAACATTCTCACCTTCGGCAACGGCAACCACCACTGCCTCGGCGCGGCCGCCGCGCGCATGCAGGCCGCCATCGCGCTGCGGGAACTACTCGCCCGCTGCCCCGATTTCACCGTCGACATCGACGCGGTCCGCTACACCGACGGCAACTATGTGCGCTGGCCGGTGTCGGTCCCCTTCCGGGCGGCCGCGTGA
- a CDS encoding TetR/AcrR family transcriptional regulator codes for MSSDDWLGDPRSLRAAERILDAAAALFAERGVAATQMADIARAAGCSRATLYRYFDSRRAVQLAFVHREARRLATTLTADLRTIPDPTARIVEGVLASLRAVRADPLLIAWFRPADAGITLELAQTSEVIESIATSLFATEPPAAQPDNALTARWLTRIIVSLLTVPGHDDNEERLFLERFVAPLITGTRA; via the coding sequence GTGAGCAGCGACGACTGGCTGGGCGATCCGCGCTCGCTGCGGGCGGCCGAACGCATCCTCGACGCCGCGGCCGCCCTGTTCGCCGAGCGCGGCGTGGCCGCCACCCAAATGGCCGATATCGCCAGGGCCGCAGGCTGTTCGCGCGCCACCCTCTACCGCTATTTCGACAGCCGCCGCGCCGTACAACTGGCCTTCGTCCACCGCGAGGCCCGCCGCCTCGCCACCACCCTCACCGCCGACCTGCGCACCATCCCCGACCCCACCGCCCGCATAGTCGAGGGCGTCCTGGCCAGCCTCCGCGCCGTCCGCGCCGACCCCCTCCTCATAGCCTGGTTCCGCCCCGCCGACGCAGGCATCACCCTCGAACTCGCCCAGACCTCCGAGGTAATCGAATCCATCGCAACATCCCTGTTCGCCACCGAACCGCCCGCCGCCCAACCAGATAACGCCCTCACCGCCCGCTGGCTCACCCGCATCATCGTCTCTCTGCTCACCGTCCCCGGCCACGACGACAACGAGGAGCGCCTCTTCCTGGAACGCTTCGTGGCCCCACTCATCACCGGCACCCGAGCCTGA
- a CDS encoding acyl-CoA dehydrogenase — protein sequence MDSLIMSARDIEFLLYEWLDVGRLVGRDRYREHSRETFDQVLELSRGLVAKYFAPHNRAGDLAEPTFDGEKVHVLPEVKRALEAFAEAGLIGAAMDARVGGMQLPYSVFTACMAWFHAANAATASYAMLSIGNANLVAAHGSPEQIERFAVPIVQGRYFGTMALSEPQAGSNLADITTRAVPQPDGSYRVFGRKMWISGGDHELAENIVHLVLARIPGAPEGTRGISLFIVPKYLDGTPAERNDVVLAGINHKMGWRGTVNTAPVFGDGAFRPGGEPGAVGYLVGEPNRGLSYMFRMMNEARLGVGLVATALGYTGYLKSLSYARSRPQGRPITAKGRGPQVPIVMHSDVRRMLLAQKAYAEGALALQLYCATLVDEQRSAADESELRRAELLLRVLTPIAKSWPSQWCLAANDLAIQVHGGAGYTRDYDVEQHYRDNRLNQIHEGTHGIQGLDLLGRAVTAENGAALALLLETIGATVAAATASGDAELVEFAAALGAACSRVAATTAALWEDMNPEVALANSSVYLEAVGHVTVAWIWLSQAVVASGPGQKHAGTMDGEKHVGTTNREKHVGTTNREKHTGTMDREKHAGAMDGEKHAGNTNVDAFYAGKRAAARYFFRWELPRTAPLFDLLDALDRTTIDLEESWL from the coding sequence ATGGATTCGCTCATCATGTCTGCTCGGGATATCGAATTTCTGCTCTACGAGTGGCTGGATGTGGGCAGGCTGGTGGGGCGGGATCGGTATCGGGAGCATTCGCGGGAGACCTTTGATCAGGTGTTGGAGCTCAGCCGGGGGTTGGTGGCCAAGTATTTTGCTCCGCACAATCGGGCGGGTGATCTGGCCGAGCCGACCTTCGATGGGGAGAAGGTGCATGTTCTGCCCGAGGTGAAGCGGGCATTGGAGGCGTTTGCCGAGGCGGGGTTGATCGGGGCGGCGATGGATGCGCGGGTCGGCGGGATGCAACTGCCGTATTCGGTTTTCACCGCCTGTATGGCGTGGTTCCATGCCGCGAACGCGGCTACCGCCAGCTATGCCATGCTGTCGATCGGGAATGCGAATCTTGTTGCCGCGCATGGTAGTCCGGAACAGATCGAGCGGTTCGCGGTGCCGATCGTGCAGGGGCGCTACTTCGGCACCATGGCGCTGTCGGAGCCGCAGGCCGGGTCGAATCTGGCCGATATCACCACCCGGGCGGTCCCGCAGCCGGATGGCAGCTATCGCGTTTTCGGGCGGAAGATGTGGATCTCCGGCGGCGACCACGAACTCGCCGAGAACATCGTGCATCTGGTGCTGGCTCGGATCCCGGGCGCGCCGGAGGGCACCCGCGGGATCTCGCTGTTCATCGTGCCCAAGTATCTCGACGGCACGCCCGCCGAACGCAACGATGTGGTGCTGGCGGGCATCAATCACAAGATGGGCTGGCGCGGCACCGTCAATACCGCGCCGGTGTTCGGCGACGGCGCGTTCCGACCCGGCGGGGAGCCGGGCGCGGTCGGCTACCTGGTCGGCGAGCCGAATCGTGGCCTGTCGTACATGTTTCGGATGATGAACGAGGCCCGCCTCGGCGTCGGCCTCGTCGCGACCGCGCTCGGCTACACCGGCTACCTGAAGTCGCTGTCCTACGCGCGCAGCCGCCCACAGGGCCGCCCGATCACCGCCAAGGGCCGGGGCCCACAGGTGCCGATCGTGATGCATTCCGATGTGCGTCGAATGCTGTTGGCGCAGAAGGCGTATGCGGAGGGCGCGCTGGCGCTGCAACTGTACTGCGCCACCCTGGTCGACGAACAGCGCAGCGCCGCAGACGAATCCGAGCTCCGTCGCGCCGAGCTGCTGCTGCGCGTGCTCACCCCGATCGCCAAGAGCTGGCCGAGCCAGTGGTGCCTGGCCGCCAACGATCTCGCCATTCAGGTGCACGGCGGGGCCGGATACACCCGCGACTACGACGTCGAGCAGCACTACCGCGACAACCGGCTCAACCAGATTCATGAAGGCACGCATGGCATTCAGGGCCTGGACCTGCTCGGCCGTGCGGTCACCGCGGAGAACGGCGCGGCGCTCGCGCTGCTGTTGGAGACCATCGGCGCGACGGTCGCGGCGGCGACGGCTAGCGGCGATGCGGAGCTCGTGGAGTTCGCGGCGGCGTTGGGGGCGGCCTGTTCCCGCGTCGCCGCCACCACCGCCGCGCTCTGGGAGGATATGAATCCCGAAGTGGCGCTGGCCAATTCGTCCGTCTATCTGGAGGCGGTCGGGCATGTGACGGTGGCTTGGATTTGGCTGTCGCAGGCCGTCGTTGCGAGCGGTCCCGGCCAAAAGCATGCCGGGACCATGGATGGGGAGAAACACGTCGGGACCACGAATCGGGAGAAACACGTCGGGACCACGAATCGGGAGAAACACACCGGGACCATGGATCGGGAGAAACATGCCGGGGCCATGGATGGGGAGAAACACGCCGGGAACACGAACGTGGATGCGTTTTACGCGGGCAAGCGCGCCGCCGCCCGATATTTCTTCCGATGGGAACTACCCCGCACCGCACCGCTTTTCGATCTTCTCGATGCGCTGGATCGGACCACGATCGACCTCGAGGAGAGCTGGCTGTAG
- a CDS encoding WS/DGAT/MGAT family O-acyltransferase has protein sequence MDLLNPIDAIFLATESREHPMHVGGLQVFEPPTDAGPGFVASLYEELMATTDVQSRFRRCQRRILGNFSSVVWSHAAEVDLGYHVRRCALPAPGGPTELLDLVGRLHSTLLDRHRPLWEGRVIEGLSGDRFAVYVKVHHALMDGVSALRLLQRTLTDDPYATRLRAPWTIGRPEPEPDDTAGNPWDQLRKALPRLTTGVGGAATAVRALTDGRLELPLSAPPTMFNVPIGGARSVAVGSWPLDRIHAVRRATGTTVNDVVLALSSAALRAYLLERNALPDKPLVAMVPVNVRRATETDSDGNMVAALLCNLGTDIADPAQRLETISASMLAAKQVYAQLPPLEAVALSALLMSPIGLTLVPGFQALPRMPFNLVISNVPGPSKPVYLQGARLDRNYPLSIPFDGQAMNITVTSTADTLDFGLVGCRRSVPRLSSMIDHLDTALTDLENATR, from the coding sequence ATGGATCTTCTCAACCCGATCGATGCGATCTTCCTCGCGACCGAATCCCGCGAGCACCCAATGCATGTCGGTGGTTTGCAGGTCTTCGAACCACCGACGGATGCCGGGCCCGGATTCGTTGCGTCGCTGTACGAGGAGCTGATGGCGACCACCGATGTGCAGAGCCGCTTCCGACGATGCCAGCGCCGAATCCTCGGTAACTTCTCGAGCGTGGTCTGGTCGCACGCCGCGGAGGTCGATCTCGGGTATCACGTGCGCCGGTGCGCGCTGCCCGCGCCGGGCGGCCCCACCGAACTGCTCGATCTGGTCGGCCGCCTGCACTCCACGCTGCTGGACCGGCATCGGCCGCTGTGGGAGGGCCGGGTCATCGAGGGCCTGTCGGGTGATCGGTTCGCGGTGTACGTCAAGGTGCATCACGCGCTCATGGACGGGGTCTCGGCGCTGCGGCTGCTGCAGCGCACCCTCACCGACGACCCCTACGCCACCCGGCTGCGGGCGCCGTGGACGATCGGCCGCCCCGAGCCCGAGCCCGACGACACCGCGGGCAATCCGTGGGATCAGCTGCGAAAGGCCCTGCCGCGCTTGACAACCGGCGTCGGCGGGGCGGCGACCGCGGTGCGCGCGCTCACCGACGGACGGCTGGAACTGCCGCTGTCCGCGCCGCCGACCATGTTCAATGTGCCGATCGGCGGGGCCCGCAGCGTCGCGGTCGGGTCGTGGCCGCTCGACCGCATCCACGCCGTGCGCCGCGCCACCGGCACGACGGTCAACGACGTGGTGCTCGCGCTGTCGTCGGCCGCGCTGCGCGCCTACCTGCTGGAGCGAAACGCGTTGCCGGACAAGCCGTTGGTCGCCATGGTCCCGGTGAACGTGCGCCGCGCGACCGAGACCGACTCCGACGGCAATATGGTGGCGGCGCTGCTGTGCAACCTGGGTACCGACATCGCCGATCCGGCGCAACGCCTGGAGACGATCAGCGCCTCCATGCTCGCCGCCAAGCAGGTGTACGCCCAGCTGCCGCCGCTGGAGGCGGTGGCGCTGTCGGCGCTGCTCATGTCGCCGATCGGCCTGACGCTGGTACCCGGTTTCCAGGCATTGCCGCGCATGCCGTTCAACCTCGTCATCTCCAATGTGCCCGGCCCGAGCAAGCCGGTGTATCTGCAGGGCGCGCGCCTGGACCGCAACTACCCGCTGTCCATCCCGTTCGACGGCCAGGCCATGAACATCACCGTCACCAGCACCGCCGACACCCTCGATTTCGGCCTGGTCGGCTGCCGCCGCTCGGTCCCGCGCCTGTCCAGCATGATCGACCACCTCGACACCGCCCTGACCGATCTGGAGAACGCCACCCGCTGA
- a CDS encoding RluA family pseudouridine synthase gives MLALDKPAGISVTGERHDTDLVELAAEHGETLYPVHRIDKVTSGLILLAKDLPAHGTLTRQFNKRTADKWYLAVTATTDLPDRGIIDLPLSVGRKNRVRIAAPREAITRTGDTWSVADRDLLAGKNYPSRTDFTTLLRTDTHTVLAVHPRTGRRHQIRVHLAWIGHALAGDPLFDRSGPDERTHLHSWKLRLEAPWRESGVLDLVAAPGVDFWTVGGGVITGDPEELLTGVRLDG, from the coding sequence ATCCTCGCCCTCGACAAACCCGCGGGAATCTCGGTGACCGGCGAACGCCACGACACCGACCTCGTCGAACTGGCCGCCGAACACGGCGAGACCCTCTACCCGGTCCACCGCATCGACAAGGTCACCTCGGGCCTGATCCTGCTGGCCAAGGACCTGCCCGCGCACGGCACCCTCACCCGGCAGTTCAACAAGCGCACCGCGGACAAGTGGTACCTGGCCGTCACCGCCACCACCGACCTCCCCGATCGCGGCATCATCGACCTCCCCCTGAGCGTCGGCCGCAAGAACCGAGTCCGCATCGCGGCCCCCCGCGAGGCCATCACCCGCACCGGCGACACCTGGTCCGTCGCCGACCGAGACCTGTTGGCGGGCAAGAACTATCCCTCCCGCACCGATTTCACCACCCTCCTCCGCACCGACACCCACACGGTCCTCGCCGTCCACCCCCGCACCGGCCGCCGCCACCAGATCCGCGTCCACCTGGCCTGGATCGGCCACGCCCTCGCGGGCGACCCCCTGTTCGACAGGTCGGGACCGGACGAGCGCACCCATCTGCACTCGTGGAAGTTGCGATTGGAGGCACCTTGGCGGGAGTCGGGGGTGCTGGATCTGGTGGCTGCGCCGGGGGTGGATTTCTGGACGGTGGGGGGTGGGGTGATTACGGGGGATCCGGAGGAGTTGCTGACGGGGGTGAGGCTGGACGGGTAG
- a CDS encoding DUF3558 domain-containing protein produces MLAIALTASVSACGTNGTSESTSTTTASPPSATQVRPTLTASSLQPPSQDSSYTRSGGRPKVVFDPCTWVPDDVITKIGFDPSTRKRGSDMIAEYSFLTCDFWNSNDETLQLDSGNISLDEDKQKYAGKFQSLSINGRDAIQVPQKTEADECAIDMRTKSGYFGVDIIVHTQGQLAGLKPCDHIVEAATALEPTIGKDN; encoded by the coding sequence GTGCTCGCGATTGCCCTCACCGCATCGGTGAGCGCCTGTGGAACGAACGGGACATCGGAAAGTACGTCGACCACCACCGCCTCGCCGCCATCGGCCACGCAGGTCCGGCCCACCCTTACCGCCTCCAGCCTCCAGCCGCCATCCCAGGATTCCAGCTACACACGTTCCGGCGGCCGCCCGAAGGTCGTCTTCGATCCCTGCACCTGGGTGCCCGACGATGTGATCACGAAGATCGGATTCGATCCATCGACCCGCAAGCGCGGCTCTGACATGATCGCCGAATACTCGTTCCTCACTTGTGATTTCTGGAATTCGAACGACGAGACTCTCCAACTCGACTCCGGCAATATCTCCCTGGACGAGGACAAACAGAAGTACGCCGGAAAGTTCCAGAGCCTGAGCATCAACGGGAGGGATGCGATTCAGGTTCCCCAGAAGACCGAGGCCGACGAGTGCGCCATCGACATGCGAACGAAGTCGGGCTACTTCGGTGTCGACATCATTGTTCACACGCAAGGTCAACTGGCCGGGCTGAAGCCTTGCGACCACATTGTCGAGGCAGCCACGGCACTCGAACCCACAATCGGGAAGGATAACTGA